A single window of Leptospira koniambonensis DNA harbors:
- a CDS encoding TldD/PmbA family protein — translation MNQSNIETLIDAGKKRKADFVEIYEEESRNSSISLRDQKIEQSLAATDYGIGIRLVYGTDVLYAYTSNDDQQHLLSLIQLLADSRGEVANGSGTFTLPGDVAKYSFSKNIHDPRKVPPFRRLELLQTADTIARKVSSKIIQVGVSASDIVTNVLIANSEGLWVEDLRVRSRFFLSVTAENKGERFVASESPGALKGFEFFEGLAVEDIARKAGERALFMLDAGYIEGKKMPVVMGNGFGGVIFHEACGHPLETEAIRKKSSPFVGKLGESIAQSCLTAYDDGTIEEQYGSLKVDDEGMPTQKTLLIENGILKAYLADRIGSMETGSARTGSGRRESYQYAPVSRMRNTYIEAGKDSLDEMFASVDFGLYAKRMGGGSVNPATGEFNFAVEEGYVIRNGKISEPVRGATLIGKGHEILPKISMVGKDLELAAGTCGASSGSIPVTVGQPSLKVDEILVGGR, via the coding sequence ATGAATCAATCTAATATAGAAACCCTGATCGACGCAGGTAAAAAAAGAAAAGCGGACTTTGTAGAAATTTATGAAGAAGAATCCAGAAATTCTTCTATCTCTCTCAGAGACCAAAAAATAGAACAATCACTTGCAGCAACTGATTATGGGATCGGGATTCGATTGGTATATGGGACCGATGTTTTGTATGCTTATACAAGTAACGATGACCAACAACATTTACTTTCTTTAATACAATTACTCGCCGATTCTCGCGGAGAAGTGGCAAATGGTTCTGGGACATTCACTCTTCCGGGAGATGTAGCTAAATATTCTTTTTCTAAAAATATTCATGATCCTAGAAAAGTTCCCCCATTTAGAAGGTTGGAACTTCTACAAACGGCAGATACAATCGCTCGAAAAGTTTCTTCTAAGATCATACAAGTAGGTGTAAGCGCTTCTGATATAGTAACAAATGTATTGATCGCAAACTCAGAAGGACTATGGGTAGAAGATCTTCGGGTCAGAAGTAGATTTTTTCTCTCTGTAACTGCGGAGAATAAAGGAGAAAGATTCGTAGCAAGTGAATCTCCAGGCGCTCTAAAAGGATTCGAATTTTTCGAAGGACTCGCTGTAGAAGATATAGCACGAAAAGCTGGCGAAAGAGCTCTCTTCATGTTGGACGCAGGTTATATAGAAGGCAAAAAAATGCCTGTGGTCATGGGCAATGGTTTCGGCGGAGTAATTTTCCATGAAGCATGTGGTCATCCTTTGGAAACTGAGGCTATTCGCAAAAAGTCTTCTCCATTTGTAGGAAAACTAGGAGAGTCAATCGCACAATCCTGCCTTACAGCATATGATGATGGCACTATTGAAGAACAATATGGTTCTTTGAAGGTGGACGATGAGGGAATGCCTACTCAAAAAACTCTTCTGATAGAAAACGGAATTTTAAAAGCATATTTAGCTGATAGGATCGGATCTATGGAAACAGGATCCGCTAGAACCGGAAGCGGAAGAAGAGAATCCTACCAATATGCACCAGTTTCCAGAATGAGAAACACTTATATTGAAGCTGGAAAAGATTCTTTGGATGAGATGTTTGCATCCGTAGATTTTGGACTTTATGCAAAAAGAATGGGTGGTGGTTCGGTAAACCCAGCCACTGGAGAATTTAATTTTGCGGTAGAAGAAGGATATGTTATCCGAAATGGAAAGATCTCAGAACCTGTAAGAGGAGCCACTCTGATTGGCAAAGGTCATGAAATTCTTCCTAAAATTTCAATGGTTGGA
- a CDS encoding HIT family protein translates to MAQKTLVVSPDCPICAVLRGAKIPGLIHQNSSFIIRHAPEDKKIPGYLYIEPISHREKYSDWDPKEFKDLGETLKFATNWIEKKYSPPKIYTVLVAEKVAHMHFHLVPRYEEIKGPEYIRLALEGLASAPVGIPFPKFE, encoded by the coding sequence ATGGCCCAAAAAACATTAGTAGTATCTCCAGATTGTCCCATTTGCGCAGTGTTGCGTGGGGCAAAGATACCAGGTTTAATTCACCAAAATTCTTCTTTTATCATTCGTCATGCACCTGAAGATAAAAAAATCCCAGGTTATCTGTATATAGAACCAATTTCCCATAGAGAAAAATATTCTGACTGGGACCCTAAAGAGTTCAAGGATTTAGGAGAGACACTTAAATTCGCAACTAATTGGATAGAGAAAAAATATTCTCCGCCTAAAATTTATACAGTCTTAGTTGCAGAAAAAGTAGCTCATATGCATTTTCATTTGGTTCCTAGATACGAAGAGATCAAAGGACCTGAGTATATTCGATTAGCATTAGAAGGTTTGGCCTCGGCTCCGGTCGGGATACCATTCCCAAAATTCGAATGA
- the recA gene encoding recombinase RecA yields MKKQKEEAQGLDDSKRQAIDQAMTQIEKQFGKGSIMRLGSASASVVAPVIPTGSLDLDIALGIGGYPLGRIVEIYGPESSGKTTLTLSAIAECQKRGGVAAFIDAEHALDPAYAKKLGVNLEELLVSQPDNGEEALEICESLVRSNAIDIVVLDSVAALVPKAEIEGDMGDSHMGLQARLMSQALRKLTGTISKSKTVVIFINQIRMKIGVMFGSPETTTGGNALKFYSTVRLDIRKIETLKEKEEATGNRVRVKVVKNKMAPPFRQAEFDIIFNTGISRESSLVDLGVKHDIISKSGAWYSYNTEKIGQGKEAAKEFLKSNPEIAFQVENMVRDLNGLPPLAPDGKLPPAPPSEEVQKAAG; encoded by the coding sequence ATGAAAAAGCAAAAAGAAGAAGCACAGGGTTTGGATGATTCCAAGCGCCAGGCCATAGACCAGGCAATGACCCAAATCGAAAAACAATTCGGTAAGGGCTCCATTATGCGCTTAGGATCAGCATCTGCAAGCGTAGTTGCCCCTGTTATTCCTACAGGATCCTTAGATCTGGATATCGCACTTGGAATTGGCGGTTATCCATTAGGAAGGATTGTAGAGATCTACGGTCCGGAATCTTCCGGTAAGACCACTCTTACACTTTCAGCAATCGCAGAATGCCAGAAAAGAGGCGGAGTTGCAGCGTTTATAGACGCAGAGCACGCACTGGATCCCGCTTATGCTAAAAAGTTAGGAGTAAACTTAGAGGAACTACTCGTTTCTCAACCAGACAACGGAGAAGAAGCATTAGAAATTTGTGAATCTTTAGTCCGAAGTAACGCAATTGATATCGTGGTCTTAGACTCAGTTGCTGCATTAGTTCCTAAGGCGGAGATCGAAGGAGATATGGGAGATTCTCATATGGGTCTGCAAGCGAGACTTATGTCCCAAGCACTTCGCAAACTGACTGGAACCATTTCTAAGTCAAAAACTGTCGTTATCTTCATCAACCAGATCCGTATGAAGATCGGTGTTATGTTCGGTTCTCCTGAAACTACCACTGGTGGAAACGCATTAAAGTTTTATAGTACGGTTCGTTTAGACATCCGTAAGATTGAAACACTTAAAGAGAAGGAAGAAGCCACCGGTAACAGGGTACGTGTAAAAGTTGTAAAAAACAAAATGGCACCACCTTTCCGTCAGGCGGAATTCGACATAATCTTTAACACCGGAATCAGCCGAGAAAGTTCTCTCGTTGACTTAGGGGTAAAACACGACATTATTAGCAAATCCGGGGCCTGGTATTCCTATAACACGGAAAAGATAGGCCAAGGAAAAGAAGCCGCTAAAGAATTTCTGAAATCAAATCCAGAGATCGCCTTCCAAGTAGAAAATATGGTAAGAGATCTAAATGGATTACCCCCTTTAGCACCTGACGGTAAACTACCACCTGCTCCGCCGTCTGAAGAAGTCCAAAAAGCAGCAGGCTAA
- the argC gene encoding N-acetyl-gamma-glutamyl-phosphate reductase has translation MSEISIIGAGGFTGKELLGLLARHPKYKAVHVTSDKLAGKSLSEVFPDLVSPKDLIFKKHEEELPKGSLVVLAVPNDAALELAPKFLDKGHKVIDLSGVYRLHNQEKFETNYKLKHTSFHLTAKAVFGIPEIFRNQLKGADFVSNPGCFSTSVILALYLLGNLRKEIKPRIIADCKSGISGAGGRVEDGGYSFNGVYENFRAYKILSHQHEPEIQEYCFAGSGLSEPEILFVPHLLPVYRGILSTIYLEANSENLPFLDTLIENSKLEPFIRIRKTPEEIDLAKVQHTNFLDISLRQRGKNITIVSALDNLMKGAASQALQNINLMLNESETLGLLS, from the coding sequence ATGTCAGAGATCAGCATCATCGGAGCAGGCGGATTTACAGGAAAAGAATTATTAGGATTACTCGCCCGCCATCCAAAATACAAGGCTGTGCATGTTACTAGCGATAAACTTGCAGGCAAATCTCTTTCAGAAGTTTTTCCGGATTTAGTTTCTCCCAAAGATCTAATCTTTAAAAAACACGAAGAGGAACTTCCAAAAGGTTCACTCGTGGTTCTTGCAGTTCCAAACGATGCTGCCTTAGAGTTAGCTCCTAAATTTTTAGACAAAGGTCATAAGGTAATCGATCTTTCCGGAGTATATCGTCTTCATAACCAAGAAAAATTCGAAACGAATTATAAATTAAAACATACTAGCTTTCATTTAACTGCAAAAGCTGTATTCGGTATTCCGGAAATTTTCAGAAATCAATTGAAGGGCGCTGACTTTGTTTCCAATCCCGGCTGCTTCTCCACTTCAGTGATATTGGCTCTGTATCTTTTGGGAAATCTCAGAAAGGAAATTAAACCGAGGATTATAGCAGATTGTAAATCAGGGATTAGCGGCGCTGGCGGAAGAGTAGAAGACGGTGGATATTCCTTCAATGGTGTGTACGAAAACTTCAGAGCTTATAAAATTTTAAGCCACCAACATGAACCAGAAATCCAAGAATATTGTTTTGCTGGATCAGGACTTTCCGAACCTGAAATTTTATTTGTACCTCATTTACTTCCAGTATATAGAGGAATTCTATCTACGATCTATCTGGAAGCAAATTCAGAAAATCTACCTTTCTTAGATACACTGATCGAAAATTCTAAATTAGAACCATTTATTCGGATCAGAAAAACTCCAGAAGAGATTGATCTGGCGAAAGTGCAACATACAAACTTCTTGGATATAAGCCTCAGACAGAGAGGAAAAAATATCACAATCGTTTCTGCTTTGGACAATCTCATGAAGGGAGCAGCTAGCCAGGCGTTACAAAATATAAATTTAATGTTGAACGAGTCAGAAACTCTGGGTTTACTCTCTTAA
- a CDS encoding AMP-binding protein, whose product MEKRSIYHLVRDSCIHYKDRPFQWIWDEKLKSFSGISYSEWFLNLENLSGFFRQKNVNKGDKVGLFCDNRTEWALCSFSVMCSGGADVPRGCDASEEEIFYILDHTESKITFIEKEQVLVKLGNILNRLKHLETVILIESEENFASLAKLKAAYPKIEFIDLETAIAHGRAWVEKKGKNLLHSIGESLTENDIATIIYTSGTTGVPKGVVLKHRSFTWTIDQLQQFVPANYSDRVVVFLPPWHIAERILETALLSWGASLACSNVSQLTRDFEIIKPTVLVSVPRVWEALYRRIWDKVSKSSPAKLAIFKTAVRIAETYNSLLDTVTGNYSETEESNKEEKLTDTFVATLLLPVFYSLNIVAQKVLAPVRALFGGQLKFAFCGAGAMPPKIQFFFRSMGVPIIETYGMTETTGMGALGSFPIPKTGSIGPVFPGAHIKLVNEQNVVVSKPGDKGIAWHKGPHVTAGYYKNAELTQVNFSDGWFNSGDLFVWTKTGELKFAGRAKDTIVLSSGENVEPEPIEGKILETGWVLTAVVIGQDQKFLAVLIVPDFGKIRDHFSSQGISLSNDNSTLAKDPKVLKFYKDLIKNTISEKNGFKNFEKISEFRLLDKEFEKGKELTETMKVKRNKVAELYADLIKTIFL is encoded by the coding sequence ATGGAAAAAAGAAGCATCTATCATCTAGTCAGGGACTCTTGTATTCATTACAAAGACAGGCCTTTCCAATGGATCTGGGATGAAAAATTAAAATCATTCTCAGGGATCTCCTATTCTGAATGGTTTTTAAATCTGGAAAATCTCTCCGGATTTTTCAGGCAGAAAAATGTAAACAAAGGTGATAAGGTAGGCTTATTCTGTGATAATAGAACAGAATGGGCATTATGCTCCTTCTCAGTAATGTGTTCGGGTGGAGCGGATGTTCCAAGAGGATGTGACGCAAGTGAAGAAGAGATTTTTTATATTTTAGATCACACTGAATCCAAGATCACATTTATTGAAAAAGAACAGGTCCTAGTTAAATTAGGAAATATTCTAAACAGATTAAAACATCTAGAAACTGTAATACTCATAGAGTCGGAAGAGAATTTTGCATCTTTGGCAAAATTGAAAGCTGCTTATCCTAAAATTGAATTTATAGATCTGGAAACTGCGATCGCTCACGGAAGAGCCTGGGTCGAAAAAAAAGGAAAAAATCTTTTACATTCTATCGGTGAATCTTTAACTGAAAACGATATTGCAACAATTATCTATACTTCCGGGACCACTGGAGTTCCTAAAGGTGTAGTTTTAAAACATAGATCCTTTACCTGGACGATTGATCAGTTACAACAATTTGTGCCTGCAAATTATTCTGATAGAGTGGTAGTTTTCCTACCTCCTTGGCATATTGCAGAAAGGATTTTAGAAACTGCACTTCTTTCCTGGGGAGCCTCACTCGCCTGCTCTAATGTTTCTCAACTTACGCGTGACTTTGAGATCATCAAACCTACAGTTCTTGTTTCTGTCCCCAGAGTTTGGGAAGCATTGTATCGTAGGATCTGGGATAAGGTTTCTAAATCTTCTCCTGCAAAACTTGCTATTTTCAAAACTGCAGTTCGGATTGCAGAAACTTACAATTCTTTGTTAGATACTGTCACTGGAAATTATTCAGAAACAGAAGAATCAAATAAAGAAGAGAAATTGACTGACACATTCGTGGCTACCCTTCTTCTTCCTGTATTCTATTCTTTAAATATTGTGGCTCAGAAAGTGCTCGCACCTGTTAGAGCTCTATTCGGTGGACAACTTAAGTTTGCATTTTGTGGTGCTGGAGCAATGCCTCCTAAGATCCAATTTTTCTTTCGTTCTATGGGAGTTCCTATTATAGAAACTTACGGAATGACTGAGACTACTGGAATGGGAGCATTAGGAAGTTTTCCGATCCCAAAAACAGGATCTATAGGACCTGTGTTTCCTGGAGCACATATCAAATTAGTCAATGAGCAGAATGTTGTAGTTTCCAAACCTGGAGACAAAGGCATCGCATGGCATAAGGGGCCACATGTAACTGCAGGCTATTATAAAAATGCTGAACTCACTCAAGTAAATTTTTCAGATGGATGGTTTAACTCAGGTGACTTATTCGTTTGGACCAAAACAGGCGAATTAAAATTTGCGGGTAGAGCAAAGGATACGATCGTTCTTTCTTCCGGAGAGAATGTGGAGCCAGAACCAATCGAAGGAAAAATTTTAGAAACTGGCTGGGTGCTAACAGCGGTAGTTATAGGCCAGGATCAAAAGTTTTTAGCAGTATTGATCGTTCCGGACTTTGGCAAAATCAGAGATCATTTTTCCTCCCAAGGGATTAGTCTCTCTAATGACAATTCCACCCTGGCCAAAGACCCAAAAGTACTGAAGTTTTACAAGGATCTGATCAAGAACACGATCTCAGAAAAGAACGGATTTAAAAATTTCGAAAAAATCAGTGAGTTTCGCCTTTTAGACAAGGAATTCGAAAAAGGAAAAGAACTCACCGAAACCATGAAAGTGAAAAGAAATAAGGTTGCAGAACTCTATGCCGATCTGATAAAAACGATCTTTCTTTAA
- a CDS encoding phosphorylase — translation MSDLKIQDILFCSAFAGEIDKLKSNPSIHTFEAGIGELEAAINLQKYLSDPSNWKPKAILGIGSAGVYNWIPRKDWEGKFGISKVFANYQIAFLDKKIRLPESMTFKLEFPDLQFPFEGNDFVESATNGTGSVTLEDLSPRALERIKGEGLAFENMEAFGLAKVCHLFNIPFGTIFALTNKVGPKGSEEWKLSWRKHSDRLQEKILSYL, via the coding sequence ATGAGCGACCTTAAAATCCAGGATATCCTTTTCTGCTCGGCTTTCGCGGGAGAAATCGACAAACTCAAATCGAATCCGAGTATCCATACCTTCGAAGCAGGTATTGGAGAATTGGAAGCCGCAATCAATCTCCAAAAATATCTATCAGATCCTTCTAACTGGAAACCCAAAGCGATTCTGGGGATAGGCTCCGCAGGCGTTTATAACTGGATACCTCGAAAAGATTGGGAAGGTAAATTCGGAATTTCAAAAGTATTCGCAAATTACCAAATCGCATTTTTAGACAAAAAGATCAGACTTCCAGAAAGTATGACTTTTAAGTTAGAATTCCCAGATTTACAATTTCCATTCGAAGGGAACGATTTTGTAGAATCCGCAACTAATGGAACTGGCTCAGTCACCCTTGAAGATTTAAGCCCACGCGCATTAGAAAGGATTAAGGGAGAAGGTTTGGCTTTCGAAAATATGGAAGCCTTCGGTCTCGCAAAAGTATGCCATCTATTTAATATTCCTTTCGGGACAATATTCGCTCTTACGAACAAAGTAGGACCAAAAGGAAGTGAAGAATGGAAACTTTCCTGGAGAAAACATTCAGATAGACTCCAGGAAAAGATCCTAAGTTATCTCTGA
- a CDS encoding patatin-like phospholipase family protein — MKKIVPPEALQFLASIPLFKGLPRKLLVLLYGHIEERNVHNHTVIYYKGEISKELYIIRHGEVMMTLGEAGKTVRYLGEGDVFAENSVLTRTAHTGSATAILDTLLYVLDGEYFLKLAAKERVLSQNLMRLMGMRMREVMEDSSSQIHSPRRLVCHIPIEEVEDFKVHLESIVDNGRKSHEGHVSLLRMDTFKGKSVSEMIRTIAQLRKKSSILHLYFKNPEIQPELDKLVQQCDQIVFWEEKPERNLKQKNEILGYWEPRIRNFSGRTSRIIVSENGLRKHEESANQKIFYKGETFARYLVSRTRGLALGGGGARALAHVGLLKVLEREGIRFDFVSGSSFGAVIGALYARGESTDSIFKMIGKFFGGIEKPFDPTIPLISFFKGKRMLRMLKDAFGTQLIEDLKIPFATSAVDLHSGQEYVMDQGPVWEALAAAMSLPGMFPPVFKGDHLLIDGGVINNVPENLIRRKGADVILSVNVSPLRDEGIVRLLEDRKVTGKSFFKNLWEDITYPPILKIMARAITLEGREITKLRKEKMDLFINLHIEEFAFTDFGKYKEIIKKGELETEAAIGDIRKLFFPAEK, encoded by the coding sequence ATGAAAAAAATAGTACCTCCGGAAGCGTTGCAATTTTTAGCGTCCATCCCCTTGTTCAAGGGTCTCCCGAGAAAATTACTAGTCTTACTCTATGGCCATATAGAAGAGCGGAACGTTCACAATCATACAGTCATTTATTATAAGGGGGAGATCTCCAAGGAACTTTACATAATCCGACATGGAGAAGTAATGATGACCTTGGGAGAGGCTGGCAAAACAGTTCGTTATTTGGGAGAAGGTGACGTATTCGCTGAAAATAGCGTTCTTACAAGAACAGCTCACACTGGTTCTGCAACTGCAATTCTGGATACATTATTATATGTTTTAGATGGAGAATATTTCCTCAAACTAGCCGCCAAAGAAAGGGTTCTTTCTCAAAACCTAATGAGACTGATGGGAATGAGAATGAGAGAGGTGATGGAAGATTCTTCTAGCCAAATACATTCTCCAAGAAGGCTTGTATGCCATATACCTATTGAAGAAGTAGAGGATTTTAAAGTCCATCTAGAGTCCATCGTAGATAACGGTAGGAAGTCCCACGAAGGCCATGTTTCTCTCTTAAGAATGGATACATTCAAAGGAAAATCAGTTTCTGAGATGATCAGAACAATCGCTCAATTGAGAAAGAAGTCTTCTATACTACATCTCTATTTTAAAAATCCAGAAATCCAACCTGAGCTGGATAAACTTGTACAACAATGTGATCAGATCGTTTTCTGGGAAGAAAAACCGGAAAGAAATTTAAAACAGAAAAATGAGATCTTAGGCTATTGGGAACCAAGGATACGAAATTTTTCAGGAAGGACTTCCCGCATTATTGTTTCTGAAAACGGATTAAGAAAACATGAAGAATCCGCGAACCAAAAGATATTTTATAAGGGAGAAACATTCGCCAGATATTTGGTTTCAAGAACCAGAGGACTTGCACTTGGTGGAGGAGGAGCAAGAGCACTTGCCCATGTAGGCCTTTTAAAAGTTTTAGAAAGGGAAGGGATCCGTTTTGATTTTGTAAGCGGTTCTTCCTTCGGTGCAGTGATCGGAGCTTTATATGCAAGAGGAGAAAGCACTGATTCCATCTTCAAAATGATCGGTAAGTTTTTTGGAGGAATAGAAAAACCATTCGATCCTACTATTCCGCTCATCTCATTCTTTAAAGGAAAAAGAATGCTTCGAATGTTAAAAGATGCATTTGGGACCCAATTAATAGAAGATCTAAAAATCCCATTCGCAACTTCTGCAGTGGATCTTCACAGCGGACAAGAATATGTAATGGACCAAGGACCTGTCTGGGAAGCACTTGCTGCAGCAATGAGTTTACCTGGTATGTTTCCTCCTGTTTTCAAAGGTGATCATCTTTTGATAGATGGGGGAGTGATCAATAATGTTCCAGAAAACTTGATCAGAAGAAAAGGTGCGGATGTGATCTTATCCGTAAACGTTTCCCCTTTGAGAGATGAGGGGATCGTCAGGCTTTTAGAAGATAGAAAGGTAACTGGGAAATCATTTTTCAAAAATCTTTGGGAAGATATTACTTATCCTCCAATTCTGAAGATCATGGCAAGAGCGATCACATTAGAGGGAAGAGAGATCACAAAACTGAGAAAAGAAAAAATGGATCTTTTTATCAATTTGCATATTGAAGAATTCGCATTTACTGATTTCGGAAAATACAAAGAAATCATTAAGAAGGGAGAATTAGAAACGGAAGCCGCAATCGGTGATATCCGTAAATTATTCTTCCCCGCGGAAAAATAG
- a CDS encoding DUF4254 domain-containing protein: MKLESAKVVEIFKNSVTDWHKEEALSPNPFPGSSLEFLFYQKNQIDTIQWHVEDEIRRPDLPDKELVQFKRKIDALNQERTDLVEQIDDQVSAMYKSVERKPNARMNSETPAWLIDRMSILELKIYHMKEQTERKDVSPEHIQTCQNKLNVLLEQRTDLSKCLDELLDDLSKGDKFYKVYRQMKMYNDKNLNPSLYTKQA, translated from the coding sequence ATGAAGTTAGAATCGGCCAAAGTGGTTGAGATATTCAAAAATTCTGTCACGGACTGGCATAAAGAGGAAGCTCTTTCCCCGAATCCATTCCCCGGGTCCTCCCTTGAATTCCTATTTTACCAAAAAAACCAGATAGATACTATCCAATGGCATGTGGAAGACGAGATCAGAAGGCCTGACCTCCCTGATAAGGAACTTGTCCAGTTTAAAAGAAAAATAGACGCTTTGAACCAGGAAAGGACAGACCTTGTTGAGCAGATTGACGACCAGGTCTCTGCGATGTACAAGTCTGTGGAAAGAAAGCCAAACGCCAGAATGAACTCTGAAACCCCTGCTTGGCTGATTGACAGGATGAGCATCCTGGAACTCAAAATTTATCATATGAAAGAGCAAACGGAAAGAAAGGACGTGAGCCCGGAACATATCCAAACCTGCCAAAACAAACTGAATGTTTTGCTTGAGCAGAGGACAGATCTTTCTAAATGTCTAGATGAACTTCTGGACGATTTATCTAAAGGAGATAAATTCTATAAGGTGTATAGGCAGATGAAAATGTATAACGACAAAAATCTGAACCCATCCTTATATACAAAACAAGCATGA
- a CDS encoding glycosyltransferase family 9 protein — MNLLVLRFSAMGDVALMAPALIAVAAKYPNIQLTVVTRGNYAPFFYNIPNVHVIGINLKKYKGLSGLYRLFKELNKLGPYEKIVDLHSSVRSRFISFFFWIRGISAFRIIKGRREKMRQIRKTRKVLRKLPHTVDRYLKVFEKAGFPATVRKGPWINVDPDSKIYAKDFLLARKIDKKEGLWVGYAPFAGHKLKEWPLEKSLELLKLLKEEFPNIRIFLFGSSQEAVQMEEWRNGDQSMTIVSGGKLGIRGELGIMERMDVIIGMDSSNIHIAALLKRPVIALFGTTHPLSGFAPFGQEDTGVLQIDDLPCRPCSIYGNTTCYRKDFACMERITPEDVIKRINVIKNINTLF, encoded by the coding sequence ATGAATCTTTTGGTGCTAAGATTCTCAGCGATGGGAGATGTCGCCTTGATGGCTCCGGCATTGATCGCCGTAGCCGCCAAGTATCCGAATATACAACTCACTGTTGTTACAAGAGGGAACTATGCTCCCTTCTTTTATAATATCCCGAACGTTCATGTAATCGGGATCAATCTTAAAAAGTACAAAGGGCTCTCTGGCTTATATCGTTTATTCAAGGAATTGAATAAACTAGGTCCTTACGAAAAGATCGTAGACCTGCACTCTAGCGTTAGATCTCGCTTTATCAGTTTTTTCTTTTGGATCAGAGGGATTTCGGCCTTTCGGATCATCAAAGGAAGAAGAGAAAAAATGCGCCAGATACGTAAGACCAGAAAGGTTTTGCGCAAACTTCCTCATACTGTAGATCGATATCTTAAAGTTTTTGAAAAAGCAGGATTTCCTGCAACAGTTCGCAAAGGTCCTTGGATCAATGTGGATCCTGACTCCAAAATTTATGCAAAAGACTTCCTCCTCGCTAGAAAAATAGATAAAAAAGAAGGACTCTGGGTAGGTTATGCACCTTTTGCTGGCCATAAGCTGAAAGAATGGCCTTTAGAAAAAAGCCTAGAATTACTCAAACTACTCAAAGAAGAATTTCCTAATATTAGAATTTTCTTATTTGGTTCCTCCCAAGAAGCAGTTCAAATGGAAGAATGGAGAAATGGGGACCAATCCATGACAATCGTTTCCGGTGGTAAACTTGGAATACGAGGTGAATTGGGTATCATGGAAAGAATGGATGTGATCATCGGAATGGATTCTTCCAATATCCATATCGCAGCACTTCTTAAACGCCCTGTCATAGCACTATTCGGGACCACTCACCCACTTTCTGGATTCGCACCTTTCGGTCAGGAAGATACTGGAGTTTTACAAATAGACGATCTACCTTGTAGGCCATGTAGTATTTACGGAAATACCACATGTTATCGAAAAGACTTTGCCTGTATGGAAAGAATTACTCCGGAAGACGTAATCAAACGGATCAACGTCATCAAGAATATTAATACACTTTTCTGA